Proteins encoded by one window of Conger conger chromosome 1, fConCon1.1, whole genome shotgun sequence:
- the LOC133138035 gene encoding protein c-ets-1-B-like, giving the protein MGLTSASNRLRAPPCPHPLPTSPRSYALFYTGDADRTYVHQNGKLFENGGQNLTLPFWSDYPSPSYGPPMQNHPTSCSSSPTTQPSAQYCPRVAKRRSTHPPKSEMDGESSGMSAYTGSGPIQLWQFLLELLLDSACRSFITWTGDGWEFKMSDPTEVAKRWGQCKNKPKMNYEKLSRGLRYYYHKNIIHKTAGKRYVYRFVCDVQSMLGKTAGEVLASLSISPVGTEAPLQYLQPASTPTTAPKDKADGWLSQ; this is encoded by the exons ATGGGACTC ACTTCCGCCTCCAACAGATTGAGagcacccccctgcccccaccccctacccacTTCACCACGATCTTATGCATTGTTTTACACGGGTGATGCTGATCGTACCTACGTACACCAAAACGGGAAGCTTTTTGAGAACGGAGGCCAGAATTTGACGTTGCCCTTCTGGTCGGACTACCCCTCTCCCAGCTACGGCCCGCCCATGCAGAACCACCcgacctcctgctcctcctccccgaCCACTCAGCCCTCTGCCCAATACTGCCCCCGTGTGGCCAAACGCAGGAGCACACATCCTCCGAAATCAGAGATGGATGGCGAAAGCTCAGGAATGTCGGCCTACACAG gcTCTGGACCCATCCAGCTGTGGCAGTTtctgctggagctgctgctggaCTCGGCGTGCCGCTCCTTCATCACCTGGACCGGAGACGGCTGGGAGTTCAAGATGTCCGACCCGACTGAG GTGGCGAAGCGGTGGGGGCAGTGCAAGAACAAGCCCAAGATGAACTACGAGAAGCTGAGCCGCGGCCTGCGCTACTACTACCACAAGAACATCATCCACAAGACGGCGGGGAAGCGCTACGTCTACCGCTTCGTCTGCGACGtgcagagcatgctgggtaaaACGGCGGGGGAGGTGTTGGCCAGCCTCAGCATTTCGCCCGTGGGCACCGAGGCCCCTCTCCAGTACCTGCAGCCCGCCTCCACCCCCACAACGGCGCCCAAAGACAAAGCTGACGGGTGGCTGTCACAGTGA